The following proteins are encoded in a genomic region of Artemia franciscana unplaced genomic scaffold, ASM3288406v1 Scaffold_5207, whole genome shotgun sequence:
- the LOC136043380 gene encoding tigger transposable element-derived protein 6-like, translated as MGKYTRKTTRGFHDQELLRAAAMRVKSGSPLRKVSKEVGLPRSTVRTAVAKLDAAEDPQSVELATTFNFKSVFSANEEILLKDYMITAQHMHHGLTKKEAGQLAYEYAQAKGKNMPKNWTENKCAGKDWMNSFMSRVGLSLRSSEATSLARAISFNRTNVSEFFNNLEELLIKHKYPPNRIYNLDETGVTTVHKTPKVVAEKGSKQVGRITSAERGTLVTVVGCINAAGQSIAPFFVFPRVNWLQSFPNGTPPGSTGKCQPSGWMTAEIFPDMIRHLISQTSCSPTNRLLLIMDNHDSHVSLNVVNLCRENGIDVLTLPPHCSHKLQPLDVAVYGPFKRYYNEAANSWMISNPNRRITI; from the coding sequence ATGGGAAAGTATACTAGGAAAACCACCCGCGGTTTCCATGACCAGGAATTACTTAGAGCAGCTGCTATGCGAGTTAAATCTGGTTCGCCGCTTCGCAAAGTTTCGAAAGAGGTTGGTTTGCCACGAAGCACAGTGCGAACAGCAGTTGCAAAACTCGACGCAGCAGAAGATCCCCAATCAGTGGAGTTGGCAACTACCTTCAACTTTAAAAGTGTGTTCTCAGCAAACGAAGAGATACTTCTGAAGGACTATATGATCACGGCACAGCACATGCATCATGGACTTACGAAAAAGGAAGCAGGTCAGCTTGCATATGAATATGCCCAGGCCAAAGGGAAGAATATGCCGAAGAACTGGACTGAAAATAAGTGTGCAGGAAAAGACTGGATGAATAGCTTTATGAGTCGTGTTGGGCTTTCCCTAAGGTCCTCCGAAGCGACAAGCCTTGCCAGAGCCATCAGCTTCAACAGGACGAATGTCAGCgaattcttcaataatttagaaGAGCTGCTTATAAAGCACAAGTATCCGccgaatagaatatataatcttgATGAGACTGGAGTAACCACCGTTCACAAGACACCAAAGGTGGTTGCAGAAAAGGGATCAAAGCAAGTTGGACGCATTACTTCGGCTGAGCGAGGGACGCTGGTAACAGTCGTAGGGTGTATCAACGCAGCTGGCCAGTCGATAGCccctttctttgtctttccacGAGTGAACTGGCTTCAAAGTTTTCCCAATGGCACGCCCCCTGGAAGCACAGGAAAATGCCAGCCGTCTGGATGGATGACAGCCGAAATCTTCCCGGATATGATACGCCATCTGATCTCCCAAACCAGTTGCTCGCCCACAAATCGACTTCTGCTGATTATGGATAACCATGATTCGCACGTCTCATTGAACGTGGTTAATCTTTGCAGAGAAAACGGCATTGACGTTTTAACGCTTCCGCCACATTGCAGTCACAAGCTGCAGCCTCTTGATGTTGCTGTTTATGGGCCATTCAAGCGATACTACAATGAAGCAGCTAACTCGTGGATGATTTCGAACCCAAACAGGAGGATTACCATTTAA